From the genome of Hyalangium ruber, one region includes:
- a CDS encoding arsenate reductase ArsC: MKTIIFACVHNAGRSQMAAAFFNALADPSKARAVSAGTQPGERVHPEVQEAMAEVGIDLTGARPQRLTDELAQGAQWLITMGCGDACPFVPGLARDDWPLEDPKAKPLERVREIRDEVRARVVALLMREGWAR; encoded by the coding sequence ATGAAAACGATCATCTTCGCATGCGTGCACAACGCCGGTCGCTCGCAGATGGCAGCAGCCTTCTTCAACGCGCTGGCGGATCCAAGCAAGGCGCGTGCTGTATCCGCGGGTACCCAGCCCGGTGAGCGCGTGCACCCAGAGGTGCAGGAGGCCATGGCAGAGGTAGGCATCGACCTGACGGGCGCCAGGCCCCAACGGCTCACAGACGAGCTGGCGCAGGGGGCACAGTGGCTCATCACCATGGGCTGCGGTGACGCGTGTCCCTTCGTACCGGGGCTGGCACGCGACGACTGGCCCTTGGAGGATCCCAAGGCGAAGCCGCTGGAGCGAGTGCGCGAGATCCGCGACGAAGTCCGTGCGCGGGTAGTGGCGCTGCTGATGCGGGAGGGCTGGGCTCGTTAG
- a CDS encoding MIP/aquaporin family protein, translating to MSRRFAAECVGTAFLLSAVVGSGIMGERLSGGSVDLALLANTLATGAALVALILTFGPVSGAHFNPAVTLADASQGGLPWREVPLYVLGQVVGAFTGVAVAHLMFGESLFTASTHVREGVAQAFSEGVATFGLLATIWGVSRSRATVVPFAVAAYIVGAYWFTASTSFANPAVTLARAATDTFSGIRPGDVPAFIAAQLAGAIVATALFRWLVPSLPQAASQVVIPRENMERTPTSPRP from the coding sequence TTGTCCCGTCGCTTCGCCGCCGAATGCGTGGGCACCGCTTTCCTGCTCTCAGCCGTGGTGGGCAGCGGCATCATGGGTGAGCGGCTGTCCGGGGGCAGCGTGGACCTGGCGCTGCTCGCCAATACCCTGGCCACGGGTGCCGCCCTTGTGGCGCTCATCCTCACCTTCGGCCCGGTGTCCGGGGCCCACTTCAACCCAGCCGTCACCTTGGCGGATGCTTCTCAGGGCGGGCTCCCCTGGAGGGAGGTCCCGCTCTACGTGCTGGGGCAGGTGGTAGGGGCCTTCACCGGGGTCGCTGTCGCACACCTCATGTTCGGAGAGTCCCTCTTCACTGCCTCCACCCACGTGCGCGAGGGGGTGGCCCAGGCATTCAGCGAGGGGGTAGCCACCTTCGGCCTTCTGGCCACCATTTGGGGCGTGTCGCGCTCGAGGGCTACGGTGGTGCCTTTCGCGGTGGCTGCCTACATCGTCGGGGCCTACTGGTTCACCGCCTCCACCTCGTTCGCCAATCCGGCGGTAACGCTGGCGCGTGCGGCCACCGACACCTTTTCCGGCATCCGCCCGGGGGATGTGCCGGCGTTCATCGCAGCGCAGCTCGCCGGGGCGATAGTCGCCACGGCCCTCTTTCGGTGGCTGGTGCCCTCATTGCCCCAGGCAGCATCCCAGGTCGTCATCCCGCGAGAGAACATGGAGCGCACACCCACTTCACCGAGGCCATAG
- a CDS encoding ArsR/SmtB family transcription factor translates to MSAALESLGVRPASRLFKALGDETRLRIIALLSHGELCVCHFESALGLTQSTTSRQLSVLRAAGVVEARREGSWVYYRLAPQMDEFCQEQLKTLTSSFARSQVLRDDVERLLKTRGPASCR, encoded by the coding sequence ATGTCAGCTGCCCTTGAATCACTGGGCGTCCGCCCTGCCAGCCGCCTCTTCAAAGCGCTCGGTGACGAGACTCGCCTGCGCATCATCGCTCTCCTCAGCCATGGGGAGCTGTGCGTCTGCCACTTCGAATCAGCCCTTGGCCTGACGCAGTCCACCACCTCCCGGCAGCTCTCCGTCCTGCGGGCGGCCGGTGTCGTGGAAGCTCGCAGGGAGGGAAGCTGGGTCTACTACCGGCTGGCACCGCAGATGGATGAGTTTTGCCAGGAGCAACTCAAGACGCTCACGAGCTCCTTCGCCCGAAGCCAAGTGCTGCGAGACGACGTCGAGCGGCTTCTCAAGACGCGAGGGCCCGCCTCATGCCGGTAA
- a CDS encoding OB-fold protein has protein sequence MALVKCTECGNEVATTAAACPKCGAPVPKGRPKSKALLFVLGGLGLLLGTCLIGVVAAAVKPSGVSGTSPRPAESSRWVDIRKLLAEYGDNEVRADSAFKGRYVLIDGIVSDVKRDLLNSIYITIGTGQLIEVPQVQCFFSEAHAAQAAKFSKGSKITVRGRVDGLMGNVIIRDCEFP, from the coding sequence ATGGCTCTGGTGAAGTGCACGGAGTGTGGCAACGAGGTGGCAACCACCGCGGCGGCGTGCCCGAAATGTGGGGCACCCGTCCCCAAGGGCCGCCCCAAGTCCAAAGCGCTCCTCTTCGTATTGGGCGGACTGGGCCTGCTCCTCGGTACCTGCCTCATCGGGGTGGTGGCGGCAGCCGTGAAGCCCAGCGGCGTCTCCGGGACCAGTCCCCGTCCTGCGGAGTCCTCCCGGTGGGTGGACATTCGCAAGCTCCTGGCCGAGTACGGGGACAACGAGGTGCGTGCGGACTCCGCCTTCAAGGGCCGCTACGTCCTCATCGACGGCATCGTCAGTGACGTGAAGCGGGACCTCCTCAACAGCATCTACATCACCATCGGCACCGGCCAGCTGATCGAGGTCCCCCAGGTTCAGTGCTTCTTCAGCGAGGCCCACGCCGCACAGGCCGCCAAGTTCTCCAAGGGCTCCAAAATCACCGTCCGCGGTCGCGTGGACGGGCTGATGGGGAACGTCATCATCCGAGACTGCGAGTTCCCCTGA
- a CDS encoding efflux RND transporter permease subunit: MQATELTQSGLVGRVIARSARSPLLTVLLVGTLAAWAVFALRNTKLDAIPDLSDTQVIVFTEWMGRSPDLVEDQITYPISSSLLAAPKVKAVRGQSMFGMSFVYVIFEDGTDVYWARSRVLEYMETARGKLPEGVTPTLGPDATGVGWVFEYALVDESGKHSLAELRSLQDWHVRYALSSVPGVAEVASVGGMVKQYQVQVDPNQLRAYGVTLGEVARAIRESNEDVGGRVLEIAGHEHVIRGRGYIRSTKDIENIPLRVNEAGTPVLVKNVAVVGLGPDIRRGVAELDGRGEVAGGIVVMRYGENALSVIDAVKERLEEVRASLPEGVTLVVTYDRSGLIEEAIDTLTRALVEEMLVVSLIIFLFLLHVRSALVPILTLPIAVLLAFIPMYYQGLTANIMSLGGIIVAVGAMVDGSIIIIENIHKKLEAWEEQGRPGERREVIISAMQEVGPSIFGSLLVLTVAFLPVFTLEATEGRLFKPLAYTKTYSMGFAAVLAVTLTPALAVLFIRGRIRKEEDNPLNRWIVALYTPVVRFVVRHPKAVVALSVLAMTFTVPAFLRLGNEFMPPLNEGVVLYMPTAPPGMSITEATRTLQSMDGELKKIPEVVSVFGKAGRAESPTDPAPLSMFETTVVLKPKGEWRAGLTWEALIKEMDEKLQYPGMPNIFWMPIQTRTEMLSTGIRSPLGIQVFGDNLDTIEKAAVAIEKAVSQVPGTRSAFADRATGGFYLDFEVRREAAARLGLSVKDINEVVMGAIGGTNISQTVEGRERYPINVRYAREYRDSPELLQQVLVATPGGAQVPLSQVADIRFVQGPPMIRSEGGKLLTYVFVDTDRPIADYVAEARQVVAREVKLPAGVRVEWSGQFKYFERAKDKLTVVVPVTLLLVCLLLYFSTRSVAETAIVLLAVPFSLIGAVWLLYLLDYNMSVAVWVGLIALAGLDAETGVVMLLYLTLAHRKAEEDGRLRSMADLREAIVEGAARRIRPKLMTVLTDMIGLLPVLWSTGTGSDVMKRIAAPLVGGLVTSFLLELTVYPAIFALWKGRGLVDPSLSPASGEPKPPSETPVSV, from the coding sequence ATGCAGGCCACTGAGCTCACGCAGTCGGGCCTGGTAGGCCGAGTCATCGCCCGCAGTGCTCGCAGCCCGCTCCTCACAGTCCTGTTGGTCGGGACCCTGGCGGCATGGGCCGTCTTCGCCCTGCGCAACACAAAGCTGGATGCGATTCCGGACTTGTCCGACACCCAGGTCATCGTCTTCACCGAGTGGATGGGACGCAGTCCGGATCTGGTCGAGGACCAGATCACCTACCCCATCTCCTCTTCCCTGCTGGCGGCGCCGAAGGTGAAGGCGGTTCGGGGCCAGTCCATGTTCGGCATGTCCTTCGTCTACGTCATCTTCGAGGACGGCACGGACGTGTACTGGGCCCGCAGCCGCGTCCTCGAGTACATGGAGACTGCCCGGGGCAAACTGCCAGAGGGAGTGACTCCGACGCTGGGGCCGGACGCCACCGGCGTGGGCTGGGTCTTCGAGTATGCCCTGGTAGACGAGAGCGGCAAGCACTCCCTGGCGGAGCTGCGCAGCCTCCAGGACTGGCACGTGCGCTACGCACTCTCCAGCGTGCCCGGGGTGGCCGAAGTGGCCAGCGTGGGCGGCATGGTGAAGCAGTACCAGGTGCAGGTGGACCCGAATCAGCTCCGCGCCTACGGAGTCACCTTGGGCGAGGTGGCTCGTGCCATCCGTGAATCCAACGAGGATGTGGGCGGCCGGGTGCTCGAGATCGCCGGCCATGAGCATGTCATCCGCGGCCGCGGGTACATCCGCTCGACGAAGGACATTGAGAACATCCCCTTGAGGGTGAACGAGGCCGGCACCCCGGTGCTCGTGAAGAACGTCGCCGTGGTGGGCCTTGGGCCAGACATCCGCCGCGGCGTGGCGGAGTTGGACGGAAGGGGCGAGGTGGCAGGCGGCATCGTGGTGATGCGCTACGGGGAGAATGCCCTCTCGGTCATCGATGCAGTGAAAGAGCGGCTGGAAGAGGTACGTGCCAGCCTGCCAGAGGGCGTCACGCTCGTCGTCACCTATGACCGCTCGGGGCTCATTGAGGAGGCCATCGACACGCTCACCCGCGCGCTGGTGGAGGAGATGCTGGTGGTCAGCCTCATCATCTTCCTCTTCCTCTTGCACGTGCGCAGCGCGCTGGTGCCCATCCTCACCCTGCCCATCGCGGTGCTGCTGGCCTTCATCCCCATGTACTACCAGGGGCTCACCGCCAACATCATGAGCCTGGGGGGCATCATCGTCGCCGTGGGCGCCATGGTGGATGGCTCCATCATCATCATCGAGAACATCCACAAGAAGCTGGAGGCGTGGGAGGAGCAAGGGCGGCCCGGCGAGCGGCGCGAGGTCATCATCTCCGCGATGCAGGAGGTGGGCCCTTCCATCTTCGGCTCGCTGCTGGTGCTTACCGTGGCGTTCCTCCCCGTCTTCACGCTGGAGGCCACGGAGGGGCGGCTCTTCAAGCCGCTGGCCTACACCAAGACGTACTCCATGGGCTTCGCTGCGGTGCTGGCGGTGACGCTCACTCCCGCCCTAGCGGTGCTGTTCATTCGCGGCCGCATCCGCAAGGAGGAGGACAACCCGCTCAACCGGTGGATCGTGGCTCTCTACACCCCAGTGGTGCGCTTCGTCGTGCGGCACCCCAAGGCCGTGGTCGCACTGTCTGTACTGGCTATGACCTTCACCGTACCGGCCTTCCTGCGCCTGGGAAACGAGTTCATGCCGCCCCTCAACGAGGGCGTCGTCCTCTACATGCCCACCGCACCGCCTGGCATGTCCATCACCGAGGCCACGCGCACCCTCCAGTCCATGGACGGAGAGCTGAAGAAGATCCCTGAGGTGGTGAGCGTCTTCGGCAAGGCTGGCCGCGCCGAGAGCCCCACGGACCCGGCGCCCCTGTCCATGTTCGAGACGACAGTGGTGCTCAAGCCGAAGGGCGAGTGGCGAGCCGGGCTTACCTGGGAGGCCCTCATCAAGGAGATGGACGAGAAGCTCCAGTACCCCGGCATGCCCAACATCTTCTGGATGCCCATCCAGACGCGCACGGAGATGCTCTCTACCGGTATCCGCAGCCCGCTGGGCATCCAGGTGTTCGGAGATAACCTCGACACCATCGAGAAGGCGGCGGTGGCCATCGAGAAGGCTGTCTCGCAAGTGCCTGGCACCCGCAGCGCCTTCGCGGACCGCGCCACCGGCGGCTTCTATCTCGACTTCGAGGTAAGGCGGGAGGCGGCCGCGCGCCTGGGGCTCTCGGTGAAGGACATCAACGAGGTGGTGATGGGCGCCATCGGCGGGACGAACATCTCCCAGACGGTGGAGGGCCGCGAGCGCTACCCCATCAACGTGCGCTACGCCCGCGAGTACCGCGACAGCCCCGAGTTGTTACAGCAGGTGCTGGTGGCCACCCCGGGCGGCGCGCAGGTGCCCCTCTCGCAGGTGGCGGACATCCGCTTCGTCCAGGGGCCGCCGATGATCCGCAGCGAGGGGGGCAAGCTCCTCACCTACGTCTTCGTGGATACCGACCGGCCCATTGCCGACTACGTGGCAGAGGCCCGGCAGGTGGTGGCCCGCGAGGTGAAGCTGCCTGCTGGGGTGCGCGTGGAGTGGAGCGGCCAGTTCAAGTACTTCGAGCGCGCCAAGGACAAGCTGACGGTGGTGGTGCCCGTCACCCTACTGCTGGTGTGCCTCCTGCTGTATTTCAGCACGCGCTCGGTGGCGGAGACGGCCATCGTGCTGCTGGCGGTGCCCTTCAGCCTCATTGGCGCAGTGTGGCTGCTGTACTTGCTGGACTACAACATGAGCGTCGCGGTGTGGGTGGGCCTCATCGCGCTCGCGGGCCTCGACGCGGAGACAGGCGTGGTGATGCTGCTCTATCTCACCCTCGCCCACCGCAAGGCAGAGGAGGATGGGCGGCTGCGCTCCATGGCCGACCTCCGGGAGGCCATCGTCGAGGGGGCGGCCAGGCGCATCCGCCCCAAGCTGATGACCGTGCTGACCGACATGATCGGTCTGCTGCCTGTGTTGTGGAGCACGGGTACGGGCTCGGACGTGATGAAGCGCATCGCCGCGCCGCTGGTGGGTGGCCTCGTCACGTCCTTCCTGTTGGAGCTCACCGTCTACCCGGCCATCTTCGCTCTCTGGAAGGGACGGGGATTGGTAGACCCCTCCCTTTCGCCTGCTTCCGGCGAGCCCAAGCCACCGTCGGAGACCCCGGTGTCCGTCTGA
- a CDS encoding efflux RND transporter periplasmic adaptor subunit: MSWFTGKPMGAGSAEFPSPHAAPLPTAPVLPGPALEYARAAIQSYEAIRAQLAQDSVEGLAPRAEEMATALRQAAEAAENHSADMAGWLRKGAEAASRLGEEKDLQEARQRFAEVSHSLISLVAGDARLQEGWHVFECPMVKGFNKWLQRGARLENPYMGQRMLACGSPSQWGPPVPAISAEGHTHGGNEVAHYTCPMHPSVKQKGPGQCPICGMDLTPVTRAEVESGVILVDDTRRQRIGVKTAVVEKAPMDLSFRALGRVTYDEKTLVDVTLKLDGYIHELRVNATGEPVKRGSVLFTLYSPELYAAQQEYLLARNSQSAANASLVGAARKRLELWGLTPAQIERIAQSGEPIENMPFLSPASGYVIEKNVVEGAAVKAGERLFRIAPLEKVWVEADVYEQDLPQVKTGLPVEVTLPYLPGKKYAGRVGYIYPALEGTTRTGRIRIELPNPGLELRPDMYADVRFVVKGGQRLQVPESAVLYTGPRRIVFVDLGEGRLKPQEVKLGLKGEDTYEVVEGLKPGDRVVTSGNFLIAAESRIRSATDSWTGGDHAGH; this comes from the coding sequence GTGAGCTGGTTCACCGGGAAGCCGATGGGGGCCGGTAGCGCCGAGTTCCCCTCGCCCCATGCCGCGCCGCTTCCCACAGCCCCTGTGCTGCCAGGACCAGCGCTCGAGTACGCCCGGGCGGCCATCCAGTCCTACGAGGCGATACGGGCACAGCTCGCCCAGGACAGTGTGGAGGGCCTCGCTCCCAGAGCCGAGGAGATGGCCACTGCGCTCCGCCAGGCAGCGGAGGCCGCCGAGAACCACTCTGCGGACATGGCGGGCTGGCTCCGGAAAGGAGCGGAGGCGGCCTCGCGCCTCGGTGAGGAGAAGGACCTCCAGGAGGCGCGCCAGCGCTTCGCCGAGGTAAGCCATTCCCTCATCTCGCTGGTGGCCGGGGACGCTCGCCTCCAGGAGGGCTGGCACGTCTTCGAGTGCCCGATGGTGAAGGGCTTCAACAAGTGGCTCCAGCGAGGCGCCCGGCTCGAGAACCCGTACATGGGCCAACGCATGTTGGCCTGCGGCTCGCCCAGCCAGTGGGGCCCTCCAGTTCCCGCCATATCCGCCGAGGGGCACACCCATGGAGGCAACGAGGTGGCCCACTACACCTGCCCGATGCACCCCTCGGTGAAGCAGAAGGGCCCAGGCCAATGCCCCATCTGCGGCATGGACCTCACGCCCGTCACCCGCGCGGAGGTGGAGAGCGGCGTCATCCTGGTGGACGACACGCGCCGCCAGCGCATCGGGGTGAAGACCGCAGTGGTGGAGAAGGCGCCGATGGACCTGTCTTTCCGGGCACTCGGCCGCGTCACCTACGATGAGAAGACGCTGGTGGATGTCACCCTCAAGCTGGATGGCTACATCCATGAGCTGCGGGTGAACGCCACGGGCGAGCCGGTGAAGCGGGGCAGCGTCCTCTTTACCCTCTACAGCCCCGAGCTCTATGCCGCCCAACAGGAGTACCTGCTGGCGCGTAACAGCCAGAGCGCTGCGAACGCATCCCTTGTGGGCGCGGCGCGCAAGCGCCTGGAGCTCTGGGGACTGACGCCGGCACAGATCGAGCGCATCGCCCAGAGCGGCGAGCCCATCGAGAACATGCCCTTCCTCTCCCCAGCGAGCGGCTATGTGATCGAGAAGAACGTCGTGGAAGGTGCGGCCGTGAAGGCGGGCGAGCGCCTCTTCCGCATTGCTCCGCTGGAGAAGGTGTGGGTGGAGGCGGATGTCTACGAGCAGGATCTGCCGCAGGTGAAGACAGGGCTGCCCGTGGAGGTCACCCTCCCCTACCTACCTGGGAAGAAGTACGCGGGCCGCGTCGGCTACATCTACCCTGCGCTGGAAGGAACGACGCGCACCGGGCGTATCCGTATCGAGCTGCCCAACCCGGGGCTCGAACTCAGGCCAGACATGTACGCGGACGTCCGCTTCGTGGTGAAGGGCGGCCAGCGCCTCCAGGTCCCCGAGTCCGCCGTCCTCTACACAGGCCCGCGCCGGATCGTCTTCGTCGACCTGGGTGAGGGGCGCCTCAAGCCCCAGGAGGTGAAGCTCGGCCTCAAGGGCGAGGACACCTACGAGGTCGTGGAGGGCCTGAAGCCTGGGGACAGGGTTGTGACGAGCGGCAATTTCCTCATCGCCGCGGAGAGCCGCATCCGCTCAGCAACGGACTCCTGGACGGGAGGCGATCATGCAGGCCACTGA
- a CDS encoding TolC family protein, which produces MSPHRRSGRPTMGAALVTCATVILWSDSAVADERRLQTQSAALTQQAPRPSEANPFSQALALDRAELVRQVLARSPSLEAARQAWRAALARYPQETALEDPMLSYSVAPLSISGGERFGQTVELSQQLPFPGKRGLRGEVVLAEAEIMREDMEELRLRLALMASTFFDDLFVVERSLGITDEHLRLLEQLKKSAEAQYVVGRASQQDPLQAEVALSDVLREKVSLESERDLLRAQLNGLLHRPPAAALPPPPENLPVPAEGPRPSELLQEEALRHRPELAGLRARLGGGEATVRLARRDYYPDLRVMGSYNSMWMDTPHQFMAGVSINIPLDLGKRKAAVQEAEAHLQRLRMEEEGLIDNIRVEVEQARTRLVAARRVVELYRERLVPAARDQVAAARAGFESGKNAFQALIEAERNLRTLELRSQMALADVTRRQAELDRATGQIPGLPREGAPQ; this is translated from the coding sequence ATGTCACCCCACAGACGAAGTGGGCGGCCCACCATGGGGGCTGCCCTTGTCACTTGCGCGACCGTCATCCTCTGGAGCGATTCGGCCGTTGCTGATGAGCGTCGTCTTCAGACGCAGTCAGCGGCCCTCACCCAGCAGGCACCACGTCCTTCTGAAGCCAATCCGTTCTCGCAGGCCCTCGCCCTGGACCGCGCAGAGCTCGTCCGGCAGGTGCTCGCGCGCAGTCCTTCTCTGGAAGCAGCACGCCAGGCATGGCGAGCCGCCCTCGCTCGGTACCCCCAGGAGACTGCTCTCGAAGATCCGATGCTCTCCTACAGCGTCGCGCCACTGAGCATCAGCGGAGGGGAGCGCTTCGGACAAACCGTGGAGCTCAGCCAACAGCTCCCCTTCCCCGGAAAGAGGGGGCTGCGAGGCGAGGTTGTGCTCGCCGAGGCGGAGATCATGCGCGAGGACATGGAGGAGTTGCGGCTTCGCCTGGCGCTCATGGCCTCCACGTTCTTCGACGATCTGTTCGTTGTGGAGCGCTCCCTCGGCATCACCGACGAGCACCTGCGGCTGCTCGAGCAGCTCAAGAAGAGCGCCGAGGCCCAGTACGTCGTAGGCCGCGCCTCACAGCAGGACCCGCTGCAGGCAGAGGTAGCACTGAGTGACGTGCTGCGCGAGAAGGTGTCGCTCGAGTCGGAGCGCGATCTCCTACGTGCTCAGCTCAACGGCTTGCTGCACCGACCTCCAGCGGCGGCGCTGCCACCTCCCCCGGAGAACCTACCCGTACCGGCGGAAGGTCCCAGGCCGAGTGAGCTGCTCCAGGAGGAGGCGTTGCGCCATCGGCCAGAGCTGGCGGGTCTGCGAGCCCGACTCGGTGGGGGTGAAGCGACCGTCCGCCTGGCCCGGCGCGACTACTACCCGGACCTCCGGGTGATGGGCTCGTACAACTCCATGTGGATGGACACACCCCACCAGTTCATGGCCGGCGTCTCCATCAACATCCCGCTCGACCTCGGCAAGCGGAAGGCGGCGGTACAAGAAGCCGAGGCGCACCTCCAGCGCCTGCGCATGGAGGAGGAGGGGCTCATCGACAACATCCGCGTTGAGGTGGAACAGGCACGCACCCGCCTCGTGGCGGCGCGGCGCGTGGTCGAGCTGTACCGCGAGCGCCTCGTCCCAGCCGCGCGCGATCAGGTGGCCGCCGCGCGCGCTGGCTTCGAGAGCGGCAAGAACGCCTTCCAGGCCCTCATCGAGGCGGAACGCAACCTGCGCACCCTGGAGCTGCGCTCCCAGATGGCCCTGGCGGACGTGACGCGCCGCCAGGCGGAACTCGACCGGGCCACAGGCCAGATCCCCGGGCTTCCCCGGGAAGGAGCGCCACAATGA
- a CDS encoding DUF2604 domain-containing protein, with protein MSKEGKFIELIFVVNGEDTPVKFNIKEPLHAARNKALAESGNTGRPPHEWEVRTEAGVLLEASAKLESLGLQSGTRLFLSLGVGGGG; from the coding sequence ATGTCCAAGGAAGGCAAGTTCATCGAGCTCATCTTCGTCGTGAACGGTGAGGACACGCCGGTCAAGTTCAACATCAAGGAGCCCCTCCACGCAGCGCGCAACAAAGCCTTGGCCGAGAGTGGGAACACGGGGCGTCCTCCTCACGAGTGGGAGGTCCGCACTGAGGCAGGCGTGCTGCTCGAGGCGAGCGCGAAGCTGGAAAGCCTGGGGCTCCAGTCAGGTACGCGGCTGTTTCTCTCGTTGGGAGTGGGTGGAGGAGGGTGA
- a CDS encoding putative metal-binding protein — protein sequence MRVEPAVSRAKFDAEIRHLDEQVAPLRRWGCWVQRARYPEVDVVFVPRTPLRISFSVPVSGGLIGQAKHAVAHAREAELSVLAARAFGVRVLMDDYDQRAPSVTFRDPWTWELLSFDEMLRAILVDEKGNTRPVLVEAHPVTKQPFLCLRGTREYHEHPQHSGDDWVLLRGGFGLFSLLSTVWRTCVENARPHLLLNPPAQVQVQWEPVASRRMR from the coding sequence ATGCGAGTGGAGCCAGCGGTTAGCCGCGCGAAGTTCGACGCGGAGATCCGACACCTCGACGAGCAGGTGGCTCCGCTGCGGAGGTGGGGCTGTTGGGTGCAGCGCGCGCGCTACCCGGAAGTGGACGTCGTCTTCGTGCCGCGCACGCCCTTACGGATCTCGTTCTCCGTTCCGGTGTCTGGAGGGCTGATCGGCCAGGCGAAGCACGCGGTCGCACACGCACGGGAGGCTGAGCTCTCGGTCTTGGCGGCCCGGGCCTTTGGCGTTCGAGTGCTGATGGACGACTACGATCAGCGTGCTCCTTCTGTCACCTTCCGCGATCCGTGGACGTGGGAGTTGCTCTCGTTCGACGAGATGCTCCGGGCAATCCTGGTGGATGAGAAGGGCAACACGCGCCCTGTCCTGGTGGAAGCCCATCCGGTGACGAAGCAGCCCTTTCTGTGTCTGAGAGGGACGCGCGAGTACCACGAGCACCCTCAGCATTCAGGAGACGACTGGGTGCTGTTGCGCGGCGGCTTCGGGCTCTTCTCCTTGCTTTCAACCGTTTGGAGGACGTGCGTGGAGAACGCACGTCCCCACCTGCTGCTGAATCCACCGGCCCAGGTGCAGGTTCAATGGGAGCCGGTGGCTTCCAGGCGGATGAGGTAG
- a CDS encoding E2 ligase fold family C protein: MALARFFERVFRAAGRALVVSRETLETALGSQVVAVQCGAACAAEGNARWIAELLVNLLVRLYPRLAIASELPDVREHLIGIAKSINPAVDVEDATGATVTVVVGSEESSHPNTIYARADGWVARVLFQPSRSPLGPANPYAAAAAAALAAAEVFRRVFRDRLPTQQEPREVSLSLLDFSEEAGAEEPLGPADVGQVVMAGLGAVGNGALWAMGRHASLTGEVWLVDHETVELSNLQRYVLAADSDERAAKVDLADAALRHTGLRRYLCRETLESFAERFREGFTLPTVCVSVDNVPSRRAVQALLPRLVLNGWTGDMSLGASWHEFDREAACLSCLYHPNGPRPSQTDMVAEALGLDPERAGKLWINAEAPEPEELVQMEKHLGLKPGDLSGWRGKPLGDIYTGVICGSVRLDVQGLGRVEVVPLAHQSVLAGALMAAELVKRSTPSLGARSQHQVLTVWEDVLRRPPPAGRWLRDRSREPGCICGDKVYQEVYQRKWRTVATPGDMAPR, encoded by the coding sequence ATGGCACTGGCGCGTTTCTTCGAGCGCGTTTTTAGGGCTGCTGGCCGGGCGCTCGTCGTCTCGCGCGAGACGCTGGAGACAGCCCTGGGCAGCCAGGTAGTGGCCGTCCAGTGTGGCGCGGCATGTGCTGCGGAGGGGAACGCTCGATGGATCGCCGAGCTCCTCGTCAATCTCCTCGTCAGGCTCTACCCCCGCCTGGCCATCGCGTCGGAGCTGCCGGACGTCCGCGAGCATCTGATCGGCATCGCCAAGTCCATCAACCCGGCGGTAGATGTCGAGGACGCGACCGGCGCCACCGTCACGGTGGTGGTGGGCAGCGAGGAGTCCTCCCACCCGAACACGATCTATGCCCGCGCGGATGGGTGGGTGGCGCGCGTTCTGTTCCAGCCTTCGAGGAGCCCGCTGGGGCCGGCCAACCCGTATGCGGCAGCGGCTGCGGCCGCGCTCGCAGCTGCGGAAGTCTTCCGTCGCGTCTTTCGCGACCGCCTGCCGACGCAGCAGGAGCCCCGGGAAGTCAGCCTCTCTCTGCTGGATTTCAGCGAGGAGGCGGGGGCCGAAGAGCCATTGGGGCCAGCAGACGTCGGGCAGGTGGTGATGGCTGGCCTCGGAGCTGTGGGCAACGGCGCGCTGTGGGCGATGGGGCGCCATGCGTCGCTCACCGGTGAGGTGTGGCTCGTGGACCACGAGACCGTCGAGCTCTCCAATCTCCAGCGGTACGTGCTGGCTGCAGACTCGGACGAGCGTGCCGCGAAGGTGGACCTAGCGGACGCCGCGCTCCGCCACACAGGTCTGCGGCGATACCTATGCAGGGAGACGCTGGAGAGCTTCGCCGAGCGCTTCCGCGAGGGCTTCACCTTACCTACGGTGTGCGTGTCCGTGGACAACGTGCCCAGCCGACGTGCGGTGCAGGCGCTGCTGCCGCGGCTGGTGCTCAATGGGTGGACAGGCGACATGAGCCTGGGAGCCTCCTGGCACGAGTTCGACCGGGAGGCTGCGTGCCTGTCCTGCCTCTATCATCCCAACGGCCCCAGGCCGAGCCAGACGGACATGGTGGCCGAGGCTCTCGGACTTGACCCGGAGCGAGCAGGAAAGCTGTGGATCAATGCGGAGGCTCCAGAGCCAGAGGAACTGGTGCAGATGGAAAAGCACCTGGGCCTCAAGCCTGGGGACCTCAGTGGGTGGCGTGGAAAGCCGCTGGGTGACATCTACACCGGAGTCATCTGTGGCTCGGTACGGCTGGATGTGCAGGGACTTGGACGCGTCGAAGTTGTTCCGCTCGCGCATCAGTCCGTGCTCGCAGGCGCCCTCATGGCGGCTGAACTGGTGAAGCGGTCAACGCCCTCACTGGGGGCCCGAAGTCAGCATCAGGTGCTGACGGTGTGGGAGGACGTGCTGCGTCGGCCACCCCCAGCGGGCCGGTGGTTGCGCGACCGGTCGCGTGAGCCTGGCTGCATCTGCGGCGACAAGGTGTACCAGGAGGTCTACCAGAGGAAGTGGCGCACGGTGGCAACTCCAGGGGACATGGCGCCCCGGTGA